The Labeo rohita strain BAU-BD-2019 chromosome 10, IGBB_LRoh.1.0, whole genome shotgun sequence genomic interval gcaaaaacaaaagcaccATCTCAGGTGAGCAATGAATGCAAAATATATGTTATAACATAGTAGTAACatagttatatatttaaaccaattaaaaaatgtgcatgcattcacatttgatgttttttctttcagatgacAACAAAGAGCAAAGCAGCTTTTTCGTCCCAGAGACAGAAACGTCGGCGCCCGAATACTGGCGGGAGAATCCAAGTAAGAACGCACGGCACTTTATCTGGGCTTTACGTCCGCCACTTACAGCAAGAGGGCCGCCAAATAATTTGCGCAGCGGAGCTAGCCCATCCCTGCAAGGATATTAGGattaatctaaatataaaagataCGGGCTGGAATATACTCTCGCCGCACTCTTAAAATGGAGCAGCTCTCTCCACAATGTCATTGGGAAAATGTGTTCTGTAGGGAGCCATAACAGTTCAGGAAGACAATCAGCTCAACGGCAGGAAGGTGACAATCACCATTTGAACAATATCAGAGGGAAATAATTGCCTTTTGCTTGGCGAAATCTTCCATTAGAAAGATCATAGCTTATTGCCTTTTATCTGTCAGAAAGacattaaaagtgttttatgacATCTATGGCAACATTTATATTATCTAGCCGATAATGATCTCCTCATATAACgtataatatatttgaaaaaattacatgaaacaaattaaatgaaaccaccTTTGCCTGATTGCTAAATGTCTCCGAGGGGCTACTGGGAAACGTGATTAGAACTTCTGATTTTCCAAAGAGTCTAACGGCAGTGTCTTAAAGATAGTTCTGTTTCTTGGGagggaggagaaaaaaaataatctaattttcCATTTATATAATGCAAACTGCCTTGGCTTTGACTATTCACGGTTAATTGACTGTCAAACGAGGTTGTTATCCTCAGGCACTGTCTGCAAATTTGCTTGTCAaatgagacagagagaggaggAGAGCGAGAACAAGACCGCTTTCCAAATGAGGAACGCCTTGTTCGGCTTAAGGAGGCAAGACGGGAaatgagaagagagagagagagagagagagagagagagagagagatggtcGAGTGAGGGGAAGATTATACCAACGTGTTGGATCACTTCATTTGAGCCATTTGCGTTATAGACACAAAAACACAGGCGGCGGACGTGCCGTGCGGACGTACCGACTCCTAAGGATTGCAATCAAAACTGTTTCAAATTATTTCTTGATTCAATAGCGCAGTTATACTAATGAAATCAGCCGTTTTcacaatttcacaatattgGAATATCGCAAGGGCTCTTTAATGACTGCATTCAAATGCACTAATCAGAGTGGAGTCagatacatattatattatgtgttGCTGTATTATGTTTACAGTAAATATGCAGTCATACCATGTTCATAATATATGAATACCATTTCCTCACTCCAGCAAAATAgcattatattttctattttgctTTGGAAGTCAAACATGTTTGTCTGAAATATCCTGTTGTCAGACTGACATCTACTGGTTACTGGTAGAACTGCATGATGTGTGTCTTTAATAGAAACACAACTCTTTAGAAACTGACATGAATGGATGCTTGCAtgtgttagaaaaaaaatgtttaaaaaaaatctctttttctGCTCAGCAGACCAAAGCCAAGACCCAAACTCTCCCGTATCGCTCAAGAAGGATGTTGAGAACATGGAAAAAGGTGAGATGACAAGTAAAGACTTTATCAAACAATATATTTGAGGTCAGTAAAATTTTTATTGGAAAGAAATACaatgcaaggatgcattcatttgatcaggagtgacagtaaaaacatttacaatgtaACAGAATcttgattttctgtttttaactgattttaactttgaaaataatcagaaatatttcttgagcagcaaatcagcatttgtgaccctggaccacaaaaccagtcttaagtagcatgggtatatttgtagcaatagacaaaaatacattgtatgggtcaaaatgatcgatttttcttttatgccagatattaaataaagatcattttccatgaagatattttgtaaaatttctactgtaaatataacaaaaccaaatttttgattagtaatgcattgcaaagaacttcattcggacaactttaaaggtgattttctcaatatttagatttttttgcacccgcagattccagattttcaaatagctgtatctcggccaaatattgtctgatcctaacaaaccatacatcaatggaaagcgtaattgacacttatgactggttttgtggtcacatattaaaacgatttctgaaggatcatgtgacactgaagactgaagtaatgatgctgaaaatccagctttgatcgcaagaataaatttcattttacaaaatattaaaataggaaatggcttttataaatagtaataatatttcacaattttactgattttactgtatttgtaaacaaataaatgcagccttagcgagcagaagagacttattttgaaaactttaaaaactcctactgaccccaaacttttacaacaagttcaaaatacatttttgtaactaCTCTAGATGTAATAGTTGATATTTTGGGCACAGCTCAGAGTCTGATCTTGATTTATTGTGTAATCTGTCCTTCAGAGGAACTCCAGAAAGTTCTCCTTGAACAGATAGATTTACGGAGGAGACTGGAGCAGGAGTTTCACGCTCTGAAAGGCAGCTCTCCATTTCCAGTTTTCCGTAAGTCCTTACTTCACTTTACGATCACATTTTAGCATGTGAAAAATCACAGAACCTGCTTTATATAACCAGTAAGACAGTGCAAATTCATAATGATCTTTTAAGCCATTATGTGACTTTTAATATCCCATATTCTGCTATCCTACAGATAACTTTCAGGACCAAATGAAGAGAGAACTGGCTTACAGGGAAGAAATGGTGCAGCAGTTACAGATGGTAAGGAGTTTTCTGCAATAGGTCATAATTTCTTATCTGATAAATCATACAAATATCCCACATGCAGCCCTGTTGTATTAGTAATCTGCTGTAGCAAGCTAAATCTATGTTAAAGAAGCAATATAAGATGAGCAGCAGACTAGCAGCAGGATCTGGTGTCTCGTAATCTTTTGTTGTCTAGAACTGGTTCAACATTGCATAGCGCGGCGGCATCAATCACTGGTGCATCTGTGTTTTAACACATGGATGATGCTGGCAGACTGCCACTGTGTGTTCTTTCAGTTCAACACCATCCGTCAAGCCAGGGGAGATCATATAGGAGAGATTACAGTATGACAGATTGAAAGCTGAACTTCTGTAACGCAGACAACTATAGAGACGAATAGATAATGAAGTTCGGAAGATGCAAGCTTCCTTGCGGTGTCGTATCACCACATTTAAGCAATAAAGTACAAGAAGCCTTTATTGCGAAATATAGTCACAgggtattttacatttatagacAGCGccgctgatttttttttttttaagtaatacttttattcagtaagaatgcattaatttaataaaggtgaaagtaaatacatttacaatgttacaaaatatttctatgtcaaataaatgttcttttttcaaactttcGCTCAAAGAATCATgacaaaatgtatcacagtgtccttaaaaaatatgaagcagcaaaaactgttttcagtattgataatgataataataaatgaatcttgagcagcaaatcagcatattagaatgatttctgaaagatcatgtgactggattaatgatgctaaaaattcagctttgcatctcagaaataaatttcattttaaaatacattcatatacaaaaaacgattttgaattataaaaatgttacacaattttactgtttttattgtatttttgtgcaaaatggTAAAACGAagagatttataaataaataaataaataaactaaaaaaatgactgagtCCAGagttttgaatgtattataatGTAGAAAATAGTGCATTTactacattacaaaaatatttaggacACAAAATTTTCATTAAACATAATTTATCAAGCAAATTTAGTGTCATCCCTTCTCTAAATAGACAATATATTCCTTAAAACTTCATggatacatgtttttttgttgatgGAGAGTCCAAGTATTAACTGATttcataattgtttatttattttttattttttgtagattCCCTATGCAAACATCATTAGAAAAGAAAAGGTCGGGACACATCTAAACAAAAGCTAAATGGTAAGTATCAGAAGTTATTgttgtattatattacattgaAGTTACttcatcaaataataaaaagtcaGTAAAATATGTTGTTGATTTAATATCAGCTTTATGATTTTTCGGcctaattgattttatatttcaaacagcactaatttatcatcacatgtttgatattctTGATTATTTTGAGAACTCATAGTGACTATATCAATTGTTGTATGTTTTAGGTCAATTGGTTTGAAACAAAATCAAGCTGCTCTCAACATCATCTGACACAAAGAGGTGAAATCATCCCCATTTCTATGAGGAATCATCAAGCACAACGGACCTCTTCACGGGATCAAAATGTTGAACGCTGCCATTGACAGATCACCTCAACGTTGTCCATCTCTCCAATCAAACCAAATGGCATCAGTGTACTGACTGACACACAGTACTATGAAATGCATCTACCAATGATTTAGAGTTCATCTGACGTATTTCCTGTACAGTAACCCCTCTTTGATTATTTATGgactttaagtttatttattaccCATGCATTCACTTGTTTATTGAGCAAACTGTACAATGATATTAGCTATAGGTTGTAAATGTACAAAAGGAGGCGGGAACAGGTTGTTCTGTACGGTGGCTGATGTCTAAGAGCAATCTGAAAGTGTGGAAACCTTTCTTGTTTTGCctgtttaaatacaacactgACATAAACACacgtttaaaaatgttattattaactgttcatgcaaatgtatttaaatatgttcttGTAGTTTCTCTACTATTTATGTGGATaattaaaagtctataatatgaAAAAGaccattcattttaaaatgccttttttgtttttgtttattcaagCACAATTTggaattaaagaaaataaattagtgatgtgaaatatataaaacataatatttatgtgcatttttagGGTTTACATTGATTTTGTATGTGTTGAATTAAACCTACGTGACTTCtactgaataaattatttgtcaaatatatattaagcctacaaataatatttagttattaaatgtatcatggtatatatatataattcagttACTATATTCGGTTTAATAATTATTTCCTGCATTATAATACTGTTTTATTACTACTAAATGCTGTGATAATATATAACCCATCAGCATatagataataaaagaatagGTTGTTGtttaaaggcacaaaaatatctATAATGTCTCAAAATACGATTCAAATACAGCGAGCGCATGATTAAATTGTTTGATGCGTACAGACAGGGTTAAATTCGGAATATCATACTATTTTGATATCTAATAGTTAAACTAGTGTAGTTCGAGTAGTATTTTGCTTTTTGTCGATCTAATCCTCTCGCGGAGCGTCTGTGACGTAATTCCGCGCGACGCACGCTCTTTTACGTCACCACAATAGTGCCAACATGGCGTTCACACTGTACGCGCTGATTCAAACAGCGATATTATTCACTAATGCCATCGCAGTTCTCCACGAAGAGAGGTTTCTCAGTAAAAGTAAGTTGTTAGTATTGTGTATTCTTATTAAGTATGAcgatatatttgttttaacgtgtaaatatttgtgtgtatcGCCATCTGGTTTGCTAGCCTACAGTCGACGCCTCCTGAATGTGcaggaaattatagaaatacgATGGTAAATGTTAACCGTGACTATAGcatgctttgtttttaaaatgaccgTTATAGTTTTTGACATCGCTTGATTATTGGGGAATTAGTTATTAACAGGAGTCGGAATTGCTGGTTATTTGCTGTTGTGTCTCAGTACATCATGAAGTTGGTTGGTGCAGAACTGCTGTTTTAGGAAAacgaattagtttttatttaatagtttttgatCACTACACAATTCCCATACTTCCATATTTGCGTTATTTAACAACGTCGGTGACTTGATTATTTCTCTAAAACAGTaagatatgaaaatattaataataacaattaggtctaaacttttaatttaattgaaattaaatatgatgaaagcaataaacatacacacaaacaggtGTATGAAGGAAATCTGTAGAAATTATACATTAATGTAAGAAATGTGCGTTATTCTTATTTATAAATTTGAGAGATTTTACAGTAAAGAAACTCATCAAAGACTTAATATCTAGGCAAAGTGTTGAGaaatttgttctgttttaaatcagattttatAAATAACTTGAATTCCTCCAAAGGGAATATTTCTGATGGcactgataaaataaatgaagttaAGGTTAATCTTACAGAGCGCAGATCAACTGGGAATATCAGCAAAAGTAGCCTTTTGCAAGCTAACTCGTTAGACATTATGCATAATCTTACATTGTACTTCTATTATTGTTAGAAATGTGATATTTCAGCCCGATTTCACAACAGTTcatacaattttgacaaggtggcTATGAATTAGTATGCAAAATTGTATGAATTAAtatgatttgtgaaaaattttacattttatgaggTGGCAAATTCATAGGAATTCATAGGAAGTACCACACCTGACCCTACCCCTAAACTTGGCTGTCACAGAAATCGTACAAAATCGTATGAGTAAGGatgtacgaattagccacctcataaaatatgtacgaattgtCCGTGAGATAGCGTTTACAGTGAAATGTACATTTAGGGGATTTGTAAACTGTGTAAACCTTCAGCCCTTGATTAAAAGATGTACATCTTAATATGCACGCCACGCATATAGTCATTATAGCATgatatacagctgaagtcaaaagtttacatacaccttgcagattctgcaaaatgttaattattttaccaaaataagagggatcatacaaaatgcatgttattttttatttagtactgacctgtgttgttacctaaatgatccacagctctgctttttgtttgtttctttgtttagtgatagttgttcatgagtcccttgtttgtcctgaacagttaaactgctgctgttcttcacaaaaacccttcaggtcccacagattcttttgtttttcagcatttttgtgtatttgaaccttttccaacaatgacagtatgattttgagatccatcttttcacactgaggacaactgagggactcatatgcaactattacagaaggttcaaacgctcactgatgctccagaaggaaacacaatgcattaagaaccgggggtgaaaacttttgaacagaatgaagatgtgtacatttttcttattttgcctaaatatccccccccccaccccccaaaTTTAGTATCGCCCTTAAGAAGTTACAGAAGATACCAAAATGATAGACAAAATGAGTGACATTTACTCTGATCTgccaattcaaaaagttttcaccccctggcttttaatgcatggttttccttctagatcaggggtggcgaactccggtcctggagagccgcagccctgcagagttcagctccaaccctaattaaaactcacctgcctgtagctttctagtaacccttcagactttgattagcttgttcaggtgcgtttgattagggttgaagcaaaactatgcagggctgcggctctccaggaccgacgttcgccacccctgttctagagcatcagtgagcgtttgaaccttctgtaatagttgcatatgagtccctcagttgtcctcagtgtgaaaagatggatctaaaaatcatacagtcattgttggaaagggttcaaatacacaaaaatgctgaaaaaccaaataatttgtgagacttaaaggatttttctaaagaacagcgggtaatttaactgttcaggacaaaaaagggactcatgaacaaccatcactaaacaaaaaacacagctgtggatcattcaggaaacaacacagtattaagcatcaagtgtatgaaaacttttgaacagggttatttttataaattcagttattttgtcttgtggactatatgtaaattgttatgtgaaatatctttttcaggttagtactaaatcaaaaataacatgcattttgaatgatccctcttattttggtaaaataattaacatttagaaGATTCTGCCAGGTGTATGTTatcttttgacctcaactgtatatcatGGCAGAGGACTCTGTAACTAACAAACACATCATTTTCCAGTCGGCTGGGGAGCAGAGCAGAGTATTGGAGGATTTGGAGATGAACCCGGCATTAAAGCACAACTTCTGAACCTTATTCGCTCCGTCAGGACAGTCATGAGAGGTTTGGGCATTTGTAGAGTTTTAATACTGATATTTAATTCTCAGATCTCCAGATCTATGATCAGCAAGAATCAATAACAGAGATACTAATTAATCAGAATTTACCAGAAATcgtttaatattaatgttttctcATCTTCTTTCAACAGTACCACTGATAGCAGTAAATTCAGTGTGTATTGTCTTACTATTACTGTTTGGATGAAGAAGGAATTGATGGATTGCGGTGGATCGGGATCTAATGAGGAACACAGTGTATGTGGCAAAGGAAaatggactgtttttttgtatCTGTGGTTCTAAATGTTGCTCTCCAAATGTCTGAAAATTGTACCCTGAATGATTTACTGTAAGTACTCTGGTAGTTTTATACGAAACAAATACCAGTAAACACTTACAGTTACAGTTCTCTTACAGTTTTGTAACTTCACAGAAGCTCTGGTGTCTGTACATGCTGTTTTTGTCAAATTCAAGGTCTAGTAAAGAAACGCTTCTTCAGCAACAGTGAAATCAGTCAGACAGGCCTGCCAAAGCCATATTGTTGTCTTGCAGTTTGTTTCTGGCAcctgaaatattacattttctttctttcttttaataaatgttaacttcCCCAAAGCTATTCCTATGTTTCATTTTCAAAGACAGCTTGGAAAGTAAAGGTTTGCTTTAAtatataaatctgaattttaatAAAGATGTGGTTCATATGCTGAAATTGTGGTGTTGTTTCAACATCAAGCTTTAATATGCAACACATGTTGTCTGAAGGCTTTGAAAACTTTGACCAAAGTAGCTTCCACCTTATAAGCCAGTCATTTcacatttcagattttaataAAGTGATTGTCTTTTCATCTGTTATGTATGTCGGCGattgtgtcatttatttttgtaataagtGCATTACAACTATTATTTTGGCATCTAAGATCAGTCAGCATTTATTCAGTCCAATGGTTTAATTTTTGAAGAGGTCAGTTCAAAATTGGTGGAGTGATTAGAAGCATATGGAGTCCATTAACGACACTAGATTACTCCATCAGGATTACACTACCTTTTTATTAACAGTAGCCCAGACCACGGATAACACGCTGAATTACAACCATATGTTCAGAGCAGCGATTAAAGCCTAACCCTCTTATAATCTATGCTTAATGGTTATTACTGAAGATGATGTGTCTTTAAACTTCTCCAATCCCTGGATTTGTATCATGGcagagaaaaatattttttggcaaCAATGCTCGTCAttaccccaaaaatgaaatctgTCAGGATGTtaaaagcatgaattaatgcatatcctaaaatgtattgcattttaatattttattcattaaaaataaataacgtaatttatataatatttatgtttttttttttaactttggatgaatgttaaaggaacactccattttttttttttttaatattggcCGTTTGTGATAACTACatagtgatttttaaaatagatgtGTTCACAAAGAGATATTTCTGTAAACTTAAATATTTCAGAGGTAAAATTCAGGTCGATTCATTTCTCATTTCAGTATATGCTGGATATTTTAAAAGCAGATTAAATAGCATTTAGAACATCAATTCCTATATCTTT includes:
- the ier3ip1 gene encoding immediate early response 3-interacting protein 1 is translated as MAFTLYALIQTAILFTNAIAVLHEERFLSKIGWGAEQSIGGFGDEPGIKAQLLNLIRSVRTVMRVPLIAVNSVCIVLLLLFG